Proteins from a genomic interval of Medicago truncatula cultivar Jemalong A17 chromosome 3, MtrunA17r5.0-ANR, whole genome shotgun sequence:
- the LOC11417823 gene encoding mitochondrial intermediate peptidase, mitochondrial isoform X2 produces the protein MLSAEAQRGIKSLRVEMERGGIHLCPETLDRVNKLDIGISHLCREYNQNIVTDPGTVDIYPASRIPKNLHHLFKPIYKSEPLITKDISESKDTVKEKGFRITTDPRTLDSVLQLSSDDEIRKMVYIQANSVPHANVDVLKRLISARHEQAQILGCGSYAELAVKSNMASSPKVVMSFLHEMSKMVQAKSTEELNLLTKFKREKCGQNNGDLRPWDEAYYTTMMKSSVYKLDSLVAASYFSLSNCIEGLKVLVNSLFGVICHRIPLAPGESWDPQVLKLCLHHPEEGDLGYLYLDLYSRKGKYPGCAHFAIKGGRRISQTEYQLPIVALVCNFSGSRNPSAVRLNHSEVETLFHEFGHALHSLLSRTDYQHFSGTRTVLDFAEIPSNLFEYYAWDYRVLKTFARHYSTGDAIPEKLVESMLGAKNMFAATDLQRQIFYALADQTLHGEQPHPLGDVSSVLAELKRKHTNLEHIEGTHWEARFSHLLNYGAGYYSYLYAKCFAATIWKKVCKEDPLSPIAGNALRTKFLQHGGARDPAVILNDLVPDGIYRSYNGGIIPDISSLCEEMELMEENQKKVHLL, from the exons ATGCTTTCTGCAGAAGCTCAAAGGGGAATTAAAAGCTTACGTGTTGAAATGGAAAGGGGTGGAATTCATCTTTGCCCTG AGACATTAGATCGAGTGAACAAACTAGATATTGGAATTTCTCACCTATGCAGAGA gTACAATCAAAATATTGTCACAGACCCAGGAACTGTTGATATATATCCTGCATCTCGCATCCCCAAAAATTTGCATCATCTTTTCAAGCCTATCTATAAATCGGAACCTTTAATAACTAAGGATATATCAGAGTCCAAGGACACCGTCAAAGAGAAAGGATTTCGAATTACAACTGATCCACGAACTCTTGATTCTGTGCTGCAGTTGTCGTCGGATGATGAG ATTAGGAAAATGGTATATATACAAGCAAATTCTGTTCCACATGCAAATGTTGATGTCCTCAAAAGGCTTATATCTGCTCGACATGAGCAAGCTCAG ATACTGGGGTGTGGATCTTATGCAGAACTTGCTGTTAAGTCCAACATGGCTTCATCACCGAAAGTTGTAATGTCATTTTTACATGAAATGAGCAAGATGGTCCAGGCTAAGTCTACAGAG GAGCTCAACTTACTTACAAAATTCAAGAGAGAAAAATGCGGTCAGAATAATGGAGATTTAAGGCCGTGGGATGAAGCCTATTACACGACAATGATGAAGTCATCTGTTTATAAATTGGATTCTTTG GTTGCAGcgtcatatttttctttgtcaaACTGTATTGAGGGTTTGAAGGTTCTGGTGAATTCATTGTTTGGTGTTATCTGTCACAGAATCCCTCTTGCACCTGGTGAATCTTGGGATCCTCAAGTGCTTAAACTGTGTCTTCATCATCCTGAGGAG GGTGACTTGGGATATCTCTACCTCGATTTGTACTCAAGAAAGGGGAAGTATCCTGGCTGTGCTCATTTTGCAATTAAAGGGGGTCGCAGAATTTCTCAAACAGAATACCAACTTCCT ATCGTGGCTCTTGTTTGTAATTTTTCAGGTTCAAGGAATCCATCAGCGGTAAGGCTTAATCACTCAGAAGTGGAAACCCTATTTCATGAGTTTGGACATGCTCTTCATTCACTACTTTCAAGAACG GACTACCAACATTTTTCAGGCACAAGAACGGTTCTGGATTTTGCAGAAATACCGTCGAACCTCTTTGA ATACTATGCATGGGATTATAGAGTTTTGAAAACATTTGCTAGACACTATTCAACGGGTGATGCAATCCCTGAGAAATTGGTCGAGTCAATGCTGGGTGCCAAAAATATGTTTGCTGCAACTGATCTGCAACGTCAG ATCTTCTATGCCCTAGCTGACCAGACACTACATGGTGAGCAGCCACACCCTCTTGGTGATGTTAGTTCTGTTCTTGCAGAACTGAAAAGAAAACATACCAATCTGGAACATATAGAAGGCACACACTGGGAGGCCCGATTTAGTCATCTCCTTAATTATGGCGCAG GGTATTATAGCTATTTGTATGCCAAATGTTTTGCTGCAACTATATGGAAGAAGGTTTGCAAGGAGGATCCGTTATCACCAATTGCAGGCAATGCTTTAAGAACAAAATTCTTACAGCATGGAGGAGCCAGAGACCCAGCTGTTATATTAAATGATCTAGTACCTGATGGTATATATAGGTCTTATAATGGAGGGATAATCCCTGATATTTCAAGTCTATGTGAGGAAATGGAACTCATGgaagaaaatcagaaaaaagtacatttgttgtga
- the LOC11418411 gene encoding uncharacterized protein, with the protein MHTLSQSFILNLTPQMIRHRQRVEDFVSCSSNSSHFCHSLKHRHSAMRILKREQSRCLPTASVLSDTEISSARFEEFSVSTVDTDDVGEIKISIEVSGNRTQRTFDDVFQKMVEAAQPIPGFRRVKGGKTPNIPKDILLEVLGPSNVFKQVIKEIINSTVAEYVEKESLKVSSDLRVEQSFEDLETTFEAGEKFSFDIVLQLQK; encoded by the exons ATGCATACTTTATCTCAAAGCTTCATCTTAAATCTAACTCCACAG ATGATAAGACACAGGCAGAGAGTAGAAGATTTTGTTTCGTGTAGCTCAAATTCTAGTCATTTCTGTCATTCATTGAAGCATAGGCACAGTGCAATGAGGATTTTGAAAAG GGAACAAAGTCGATGTCTTCCTACTGCTTCTGTGTTATCAG ATACTGAAATTTCTTCAGCTCGTTTTGAGGAGTTCTCTGTCTCTACTGTTGACACTGATGATGTTGGAGAAATAAAG ATAAGCATCGAGGTATCTGGAAACAGAACACAGAGGACTTTTGATGATGTGTTTCAGAAAATGGTTGAAGCTGCACAACCGATCCCAGGATTTCGTAGAGTAAAAGGAG GAAAAACGCCAAAT ATACCGAAAGACATTTTATTAGAGGTGCTCGGACCTTCCAATGTTTTTAAACAAGTTATCAAGGAAATAATCAACTCAACTGTGGCTGAGTATGTGGAGAAG GAGAGTTTAAAAGTCAGCAGTGACTTGAGAGTTGAGCAAAGCTTTGAAGATCTTGAAACTACATTTGAGGCAGGAGAAAAGTTTAGCTTTGATATTGTACTTCAGCTTCAAAAGTAG
- the LOC11417823 gene encoding mitochondrial intermediate peptidase, mitochondrial isoform X1, giving the protein MLWSLAVARNKTVQLFRHKNLPLLLRHRSFSTTGLYGIPHLKSPKGFQPFVDEAIQRSGELVNYISSKPSASELMRAMDEISDTVCSVVDSAELCRQTHPNREFVEEADKAAMKINEYLHYLNTSHDVYDALKKAEQECHMLSAEAQRGIKSLRVEMERGGIHLCPETLDRVNKLDIGISHLCREYNQNIVTDPGTVDIYPASRIPKNLHHLFKPIYKSEPLITKDISESKDTVKEKGFRITTDPRTLDSVLQLSSDDEIRKMVYIQANSVPHANVDVLKRLISARHEQAQILGCGSYAELAVKSNMASSPKVVMSFLHEMSKMVQAKSTEELNLLTKFKREKCGQNNGDLRPWDEAYYTTMMKSSVYKLDSLVAASYFSLSNCIEGLKVLVNSLFGVICHRIPLAPGESWDPQVLKLCLHHPEEGDLGYLYLDLYSRKGKYPGCAHFAIKGGRRISQTEYQLPIVALVCNFSGSRNPSAVRLNHSEVETLFHEFGHALHSLLSRTDYQHFSGTRTVLDFAEIPSNLFEYYAWDYRVLKTFARHYSTGDAIPEKLVESMLGAKNMFAATDLQRQIFYALADQTLHGEQPHPLGDVSSVLAELKRKHTNLEHIEGTHWEARFSHLLNYGAGYYSYLYAKCFAATIWKKVCKEDPLSPIAGNALRTKFLQHGGARDPAVILNDLVPDGIYRSYNGGIIPDISSLCEEMELMEENQKKVHLL; this is encoded by the exons ATGTTGTGGAGTCTCGCCGTTGCTCGGAACAAAACCGTCCAACTTTTCCGCCACAAAAACCTCCCTCTCCTCCTCCGCCACCGCAGCTTCTCCACCACAGGTCTCTACGGCATCCCTCATTTGAAATCCCCAAAAGGATTCCAACCTTTCGTAGATGAAGCCATTCAACG gTCTGGAGAACTTGTTAATTACATTTCTTCCAAGCCGTCTGCTTCCGAACTCATGCGAGCAATGGATGAGATTTCAGACAct GTTTGTTCTGTTGTTGACTCTGCTGAATTGTGCAGGCAAACCCATCCAAACAG GGAGTTTGTTGAGGAGGCTGACAAGGCAGCGATGAAAATTAATGAATATCTACAT TATCTGAACACAAGCCATGATGTCTATGATGCGCTGAAGAAAGCTGAGCAAGAATGTCATATGCTTTCTGCAGAAGCTCAAAGGGGAATTAAAAGCTTACGTGTTGAAATGGAAAGGGGTGGAATTCATCTTTGCCCTG AGACATTAGATCGAGTGAACAAACTAGATATTGGAATTTCTCACCTATGCAGAGA gTACAATCAAAATATTGTCACAGACCCAGGAACTGTTGATATATATCCTGCATCTCGCATCCCCAAAAATTTGCATCATCTTTTCAAGCCTATCTATAAATCGGAACCTTTAATAACTAAGGATATATCAGAGTCCAAGGACACCGTCAAAGAGAAAGGATTTCGAATTACAACTGATCCACGAACTCTTGATTCTGTGCTGCAGTTGTCGTCGGATGATGAG ATTAGGAAAATGGTATATATACAAGCAAATTCTGTTCCACATGCAAATGTTGATGTCCTCAAAAGGCTTATATCTGCTCGACATGAGCAAGCTCAG ATACTGGGGTGTGGATCTTATGCAGAACTTGCTGTTAAGTCCAACATGGCTTCATCACCGAAAGTTGTAATGTCATTTTTACATGAAATGAGCAAGATGGTCCAGGCTAAGTCTACAGAG GAGCTCAACTTACTTACAAAATTCAAGAGAGAAAAATGCGGTCAGAATAATGGAGATTTAAGGCCGTGGGATGAAGCCTATTACACGACAATGATGAAGTCATCTGTTTATAAATTGGATTCTTTG GTTGCAGcgtcatatttttctttgtcaaACTGTATTGAGGGTTTGAAGGTTCTGGTGAATTCATTGTTTGGTGTTATCTGTCACAGAATCCCTCTTGCACCTGGTGAATCTTGGGATCCTCAAGTGCTTAAACTGTGTCTTCATCATCCTGAGGAG GGTGACTTGGGATATCTCTACCTCGATTTGTACTCAAGAAAGGGGAAGTATCCTGGCTGTGCTCATTTTGCAATTAAAGGGGGTCGCAGAATTTCTCAAACAGAATACCAACTTCCT ATCGTGGCTCTTGTTTGTAATTTTTCAGGTTCAAGGAATCCATCAGCGGTAAGGCTTAATCACTCAGAAGTGGAAACCCTATTTCATGAGTTTGGACATGCTCTTCATTCACTACTTTCAAGAACG GACTACCAACATTTTTCAGGCACAAGAACGGTTCTGGATTTTGCAGAAATACCGTCGAACCTCTTTGA ATACTATGCATGGGATTATAGAGTTTTGAAAACATTTGCTAGACACTATTCAACGGGTGATGCAATCCCTGAGAAATTGGTCGAGTCAATGCTGGGTGCCAAAAATATGTTTGCTGCAACTGATCTGCAACGTCAG ATCTTCTATGCCCTAGCTGACCAGACACTACATGGTGAGCAGCCACACCCTCTTGGTGATGTTAGTTCTGTTCTTGCAGAACTGAAAAGAAAACATACCAATCTGGAACATATAGAAGGCACACACTGGGAGGCCCGATTTAGTCATCTCCTTAATTATGGCGCAG GGTATTATAGCTATTTGTATGCCAAATGTTTTGCTGCAACTATATGGAAGAAGGTTTGCAAGGAGGATCCGTTATCACCAATTGCAGGCAATGCTTTAAGAACAAAATTCTTACAGCATGGAGGAGCCAGAGACCCAGCTGTTATATTAAATGATCTAGTACCTGATGGTATATATAGGTCTTATAATGGAGGGATAATCCCTGATATTTCAAGTCTATGTGAGGAAATGGAACTCATGgaagaaaatcagaaaaaagtacatttgttgtga